The proteins below are encoded in one region of Rhizobacter sp.:
- the def gene encoding peptide deformylase codes for MPKLDILRYPDPRLHTVAKPVAQVDDRIRQLVDDMLETMYAADGVGLAATQVDVHERVIVIDTSEGRDQPRVLINPELVQRSDEMTLGDEGCLSVPTIYDKVPRHARVRVRSLNRAGESYEFDAEGLLSVCVQHEMDHLMGKVFVEYLSPLKRDRIKTKMLKKTRDEQRP; via the coding sequence ATGCCCAAGCTCGACATTCTTCGTTACCCAGACCCCCGTCTGCACACCGTCGCCAAGCCGGTGGCGCAGGTCGATGACCGCATCCGCCAGCTGGTCGACGACATGCTGGAGACCATGTACGCCGCCGACGGCGTGGGCCTCGCGGCCACCCAGGTCGACGTGCATGAGCGGGTGATCGTGATCGACACCTCCGAGGGCCGCGACCAGCCCCGCGTGCTGATCAACCCCGAGCTGGTGCAGCGCAGTGACGAGATGACGCTGGGCGACGAGGGCTGCCTGTCGGTGCCCACCATCTATGACAAGGTGCCCCGCCACGCCCGTGTGCGCGTGCGCTCTCTCAACCGCGCCGGCGAAAGTTACGAGTTCGACGCGGAAGGCCTGCTGTCGGTGTGCGTGCAACACGAGATGGACCACCTGATGGGCAAGGTGTTCGTCGAGTACCTGAGCCCGCTCAAGCGCGACCGCATCAAGACCAAGATGCTCAAGAAGACGCGGGACGAGCAGCGCCCGTGA
- the yajC gene encoding preprotein translocase subunit YajC, whose protein sequence is MFISEAFAQAAPAAGASDPLGGLTGMLPIVLMFVVLYFVMIRPQMKRQKEHKAMIDAIAKGDEVVVAGGVLGRVTKLGDSFLHVEIANNVEIQVQRGAVVQVLPKGTFK, encoded by the coding sequence GTGTTCATTTCCGAAGCATTCGCACAAGCTGCCCCCGCGGCCGGCGCCTCCGATCCGCTGGGCGGCCTGACGGGCATGCTGCCCATCGTCCTGATGTTCGTGGTGCTGTACTTCGTGATGATCCGCCCGCAGATGAAGCGGCAGAAGGAGCACAAGGCCATGATCGACGCCATCGCCAAGGGCGACGAAGTGGTGGTGGCCGGCGGCGTGCTGGGCCGCGTCACCAAGCTCGGCGACAGCTTCCTGCACGTGGAAATCGCCAACAACGTCGAGATCCAGGTGCAGCGCGGCGCCGTGGTCCAGGTGCTGCCCAAGGGCACCTTCAAATAA
- a CDS encoding CysB family HTH-type transcriptional regulator has product MNFQQLRSVREAVRCGFNLTEVSKVLHTSQPGVSRQIRELEEELGVDLFARAGKRLTSLTAVGEVVAPIVERMLNDAENLRRVGEEFTQAVHGRLSIAATHSQARYALPGAVRDFRQRYPQVTLNLHQGSPKQVAEMLISGEADIGIATEALTQYDALVTLPCYRWTHSVIVPPGHPLLDGRPLTLERLSEFPVITYGPGYTGRLHIDEAFQASGLDFNLVLTAMDADVIKTYVELGLGVGIVASIAFDEERDRNLRAIDARHLFAVNLTKLAVRRGSFLRAFVYDFIETFASPLKPEVVEAAMRGEPVAE; this is encoded by the coding sequence ATGAACTTTCAGCAGCTTCGCTCCGTGCGAGAGGCCGTGCGCTGCGGCTTCAACCTGACCGAGGTCTCCAAGGTGCTGCACACCTCGCAGCCCGGCGTGAGCCGCCAGATCCGCGAGCTGGAGGAAGAGCTCGGCGTCGACCTCTTCGCGCGCGCCGGCAAGCGCCTCACCTCGCTGACGGCGGTGGGCGAGGTGGTCGCCCCCATCGTCGAGCGCATGCTCAACGACGCCGAGAACCTGAGGCGCGTGGGCGAAGAGTTCACCCAGGCGGTGCACGGCCGGCTCTCCATCGCGGCCACCCACTCGCAGGCGCGCTACGCCTTGCCTGGCGCGGTGCGCGACTTCCGCCAGCGTTACCCGCAGGTCACGCTCAACCTGCACCAGGGGTCACCCAAGCAGGTGGCCGAGATGCTGATCTCGGGCGAGGCCGACATCGGCATCGCCACCGAAGCCCTCACCCAGTACGACGCGCTCGTCACCCTGCCCTGCTACCGCTGGACGCACAGCGTCATCGTGCCGCCCGGCCACCCGCTGCTCGACGGCCGGCCGCTCACGCTCGAGCGGCTGTCGGAGTTCCCGGTCATCACCTACGGCCCGGGCTACACCGGCCGCCTGCACATCGACGAAGCCTTCCAGGCCTCGGGCCTCGACTTCAACCTCGTGCTGACCGCGATGGACGCCGACGTGATCAAGACCTACGTCGAACTCGGCCTGGGCGTGGGCATCGTCGCCTCGATCGCATTCGACGAAGAGCGCGACCGCAACCTGCGGGCGATCGACGCACGCCACCTCTTCGCCGTCAACCTGACCAAGCTCGCGGTGCGGCGCGGCAGTTTCCTGCGCGCCTTCGTGTACGACTTCATCGAGACCTTCGCCTCGCCGCTCAAGCCCGAGGTGGTCGAAGCGGCCATGCGCGGCGAGCCGGTCGCCGAGTGA
- the secD gene encoding protein translocase subunit SecD produces MNRYPWWKYAILAVALLVGLIYTLPNFFGEAPAVQVSSGKATLKLDSSTAQRVSDVLKAANLQPDFVVFEGNSVRARFADGDAQLKAKDELSKALNPDPANPSYIVALNLVSRSPKWLTSMRALPMYLGLDLRGGVHFLMQVDMKTALSKKMESIVGDIRSQLRDKNLRHAGIGRDGNAVDIRFRDAETLKAAADLLSQMTDLQWTQAPDGTDTKLIGTLKPEAARAVQDAALKQNITTLHNRVNELGVAEPVIQQQGADRVVIQLPGVQDTAKAKDIIGRTANLEFRLVDMSAEARAATEGVGPVPFGRERFTVGRGAPVVTYKEAVATGEMLTNAQPRPDQNNQPAVSVSLDAKGGRLMREMTRNNVGNFMAAILFEKGKGEVLTVARIQGEFGNDFQITGMGTTEAANDLSLLLRAGSLAAPMEIIEESTIGPTLGADNIAKGFNSVIWGFAAIAVFMCVYYLLFGVFSTLALGFNLLLLVAVLSMLQATLTLPGIAAIALTLGMAIDANVLINERVREELRGGASPQAAINTGYERAFATILDSNVTTLIAGIALFAFGSGPIKGFAVVHCLGILTSMFSAIVFSRGLVNLWYGRQKKLKSVSIGQVWKPKAAPAETPANT; encoded by the coding sequence ATGAACCGCTACCCGTGGTGGAAATACGCGATCCTTGCGGTCGCCTTGCTGGTGGGGCTGATCTACACGCTGCCCAACTTCTTCGGCGAGGCGCCGGCGGTTCAGGTCAGCAGTGGCAAGGCCACGCTCAAGCTCGACAGCTCGACCGCTCAGCGCGTGAGCGATGTGCTGAAGGCGGCCAACCTGCAACCCGACTTCGTGGTCTTCGAAGGCAACAGCGTCAGGGCGCGCTTCGCCGACGGCGACGCGCAGCTCAAGGCGAAAGACGAACTCTCCAAGGCGCTCAATCCCGATCCAGCCAACCCCAGCTACATCGTCGCGCTGAACCTGGTGTCGCGCTCGCCCAAGTGGCTGACCTCGATGCGTGCGCTGCCCATGTACCTGGGCCTGGACCTGCGCGGCGGTGTCCACTTCCTGATGCAGGTCGACATGAAGACCGCGCTCAGCAAGAAGATGGAGTCGATCGTCGGCGACATCCGCTCGCAGCTGCGCGACAAGAACCTGCGCCATGCCGGCATCGGCCGTGACGGCAACGCAGTCGACATCCGCTTCCGCGATGCCGAGACGCTGAAGGCGGCGGCCGACCTGCTGTCGCAGATGACCGACCTGCAATGGACGCAGGCACCCGACGGCACCGACACCAAGCTGATCGGCACGCTCAAGCCCGAAGCCGCGCGCGCGGTGCAAGACGCGGCGCTGAAGCAGAACATCACCACCCTGCACAACCGCGTCAACGAACTCGGCGTGGCCGAGCCGGTGATTCAGCAGCAGGGCGCCGACCGTGTGGTGATCCAGCTCCCCGGCGTGCAGGACACCGCCAAGGCGAAAGACATCATCGGCCGCACGGCCAACCTCGAATTCCGCCTGGTCGACATGTCGGCCGAGGCACGGGCGGCCACCGAAGGCGTGGGGCCGGTGCCGTTCGGGCGCGAGCGCTTCACGGTGGGCCGCGGCGCGCCGGTCGTCACCTACAAGGAAGCGGTCGCCACTGGCGAGATGCTGACGAATGCGCAGCCGCGCCCCGACCAGAACAACCAGCCGGCGGTGTCGGTGAGCCTCGACGCCAAGGGCGGCCGGCTGATGCGCGAGATGACGCGCAACAACGTCGGCAACTTCATGGCCGCCATCTTGTTCGAGAAGGGCAAGGGCGAGGTGCTGACGGTCGCGCGCATCCAGGGGGAGTTCGGCAATGATTTCCAGATCACCGGCATGGGCACCACCGAGGCCGCCAACGACCTGAGCCTCTTGCTGCGCGCCGGCTCGCTGGCCGCCCCGATGGAGATCATCGAAGAAAGCACCATCGGCCCGACGCTCGGCGCCGACAACATCGCCAAGGGATTCAACAGCGTGATCTGGGGCTTTGCTGCGATCGCGGTCTTCATGTGCGTGTACTACCTGCTGTTCGGTGTGTTCTCGACGCTGGCGCTTGGTTTCAACCTGCTGCTGCTGGTGGCGGTACTGTCGATGCTTCAGGCGACGCTGACGTTGCCGGGCATCGCGGCCATCGCCCTCACGCTTGGCATGGCGATCGACGCCAACGTGCTGATCAACGAGCGGGTGCGCGAGGAACTGCGCGGCGGGGCGTCGCCGCAGGCGGCGATCAACACCGGCTACGAGCGGGCGTTCGCCACCATCCTCGACTCCAATGTCACCACGCTGATCGCCGGCATTGCGCTCTTTGCGTTCGGCTCCGGCCCGATCAAGGGTTTTGCCGTCGTGCACTGCCTTGGCATCCTGACCTCGATGTTCTCGGCGATCGTGTTCTCGCGCGGCCTGGTGAACCTCTGGTACGGCCGCCAGAAGAAGCTCAAGAGCGTGTCGATCGGGCAGGTGTGGAAGCCCAAGGCTGCGCCGGCCGAGACCCCGGCGAACACTTGA
- the fmt gene encoding methionyl-tRNA formyltransferase: protein MRVAFAGTPEFAAAALERLLAAGFEVPLVLTQPDRPAGRGMKLTPSPVKALAVSRGIPVAQPRSLRLDGKYPDDAAGAQAALQAARPDVMVVAAYGLILPQWVLDLPARGCLNIHASLLPRWRGAAPIHRAIEAGDARTGITIMQMDAGLDTGDMLLVEAVDIAPDDTTARLHDRLAALGGRLIVEALELAACGGLTRTPQPAEGVTYAHKIEKAEAAIDWSLPASTLEPRIRAFDPFPGASTQLDGETVKLWRARVATGTGEPGRVLAVTDEHITVACGTGALDLLELQRPGGKRVSARQFLQAHPVKAGQRFNAPGS from the coding sequence ATGAGAGTCGCCTTCGCCGGCACGCCGGAATTCGCGGCAGCCGCCCTCGAGCGCCTGCTGGCTGCCGGCTTCGAGGTGCCGCTGGTGCTGACCCAGCCCGACCGCCCGGCGGGCCGCGGCATGAAGCTCACGCCTTCGCCCGTCAAGGCGCTGGCGGTGTCGCGCGGCATCCCGGTCGCCCAGCCGCGCAGCCTGCGCCTGGACGGCAAGTACCCCGACGACGCCGCCGGCGCGCAAGCCGCGCTGCAGGCTGCCCGCCCCGACGTGATGGTGGTGGCCGCCTACGGCCTGATCCTTCCGCAATGGGTGCTCGACCTGCCGGCCCGTGGTTGCCTGAACATTCACGCCTCGCTCCTGCCGCGCTGGCGCGGTGCGGCGCCCATCCACCGGGCGATCGAAGCCGGTGACGCCCGCACCGGCATCACCATCATGCAGATGGATGCCGGCCTCGACACCGGCGACATGCTACTGGTCGAAGCCGTCGACATCGCCCCTGACGACACCACTGCCCGCCTGCACGACCGCCTGGCCGCGCTGGGCGGCCGGCTGATCGTCGAGGCGCTGGAACTGGCCGCTTGCGGCGGCCTCACCCGCACGCCCCAGCCGGCTGAAGGCGTGACCTACGCGCACAAGATCGAGAAAGCCGAGGCGGCCATCGACTGGTCGCTCCCCGCGAGTACGCTCGAACCGCGCATCCGCGCCTTCGACCCCTTCCCCGGGGCCAGCACCCAGCTTGACGGCGAAACGGTGAAGCTCTGGCGCGCCCGCGTCGCCACCGGCACGGGCGAGCCCGGTCGGGTGTTGGCGGTCACTGACGAGCACATCACGGTGGCCTGCGGCACCGGCGCCCTCGACCTCCTCGAATTGCAGCGCCCGGGTGGCAAGCGCGTGAGCGCCCGACAGTTCCTCCAGGCACATCCCGTCAAGGCTGGACAGCGCTTCAACGCCCCCGGCAGTTGA
- a CDS encoding DUF494 domain-containing protein, whose product MFDVLVYLYENYWRPDACPDHAQLTRKLSAMGFESDEIEEALTWLDGLATAAESYVGEQLPDSLRVYSVAEQEHLGEDSIGFVSFLESAGVLPPSMREMVIDRATAIPGGPVDLEDLKIIVLMVFWSLGEEPDALILDELFVAEEDRLIH is encoded by the coding sequence ATGTTCGACGTGCTCGTCTACCTGTACGAAAACTACTGGCGGCCGGATGCCTGTCCTGACCATGCCCAGCTGACCCGCAAACTGTCGGCCATGGGCTTCGAATCGGACGAGATCGAAGAAGCCCTCACATGGCTCGACGGTTTGGCCACCGCCGCCGAGTCTTACGTCGGCGAACAACTGCCCGACAGCCTGCGTGTCTATTCCGTGGCCGAGCAAGAGCATCTGGGTGAAGACTCGATCGGCTTCGTGAGCTTCCTCGAATCCGCGGGCGTGCTGCCCCCGTCGATGCGCGAAATGGTGATCGATCGTGCCACCGCCATCCCTGGCGGCCCCGTCGACCTGGAAGACCTCAAGATCATCGTGCTGATGGTCTTCTGGAGCCTCGGCGAAGAGCCCGACGCACTGATCCTCGACGAACTCTTCGTGGCCGAAGAAGATCGATTGATTCACTGA
- a CDS encoding DUF1631 family protein — MATAADSLALAAQARRSYVERLLSGVPSVVHAVEEGARLLAGQTAEHSLQYKRRDVAADLRKAAPNWISGIISALRGSLVSGVVSASRPGDLPPPGRTSPGMALVDDDTIEVEILSSRLALAMMDRASWEFTDLRSRMSALEKRDELDANDVLRPHVLARIFTGAWRSASLSQDAWRTLQAVLHEEFAHFAEEAYHETNRWLIQQRVLPEIDLRPFIRRTRNSYGAPVTSGGAPSAPAPVSGTSAHGRLGTVGEETRLMTRAGGFARGSDHAEAVLGRLNRLIGRQVPDFAGTAQMPHQPSAGLKAAINEAQQGIQRRLVTTSGAVQADGARAAEGPVSTPALLEELHQRKQALKQAASTQVERATIEIVALLFQSILMEERIPAVVRVWFARLQMPVLRVAVSEPDFFATVDHPARRLIDRMGACVMGFDSTSRAVADTLEKEIKRVVQVVEAYPDTGRRVFQTVLTEFEKFLEHYFKNENEMTRKGVSLAQQVEQRETLAIQYTIELRKMLNEVPVQEGVREFLFHVWADVMAMTAVKHGPQGNETKAMKRVAADLIWSASAKVSREERAEVIRRLPPLLKTLREGMDHANIAADKQDEHIQKLNNSLAAAFTAKTATIAPERLEELMARLETLEELLPESDDIEIDESMVLDLSGHESAELEVVGEGGSMATPAMLAWAKELQVGGWYMLDYRNRNEAVQLVWQGLRRQLTLFVSPHGRGILFQQNRLAAFLQAGLLVPAQDESLTVRATRSALAKLDVDPSRLLN; from the coding sequence ATGGCGACCGCCGCCGATTCGTTGGCCCTGGCCGCCCAGGCGCGACGCTCTTACGTAGAGCGCCTATTGAGCGGCGTGCCGAGTGTGGTGCATGCGGTGGAAGAGGGTGCCCGCCTGCTCGCCGGGCAGACCGCCGAGCACAGCCTCCAGTACAAGCGGCGCGACGTCGCCGCCGATCTGCGCAAAGCTGCGCCCAACTGGATCAGCGGGATCATCTCCGCGTTGCGTGGCTCGCTGGTGAGCGGTGTCGTGTCGGCGTCGCGCCCCGGTGATCTGCCGCCACCCGGACGCACCAGCCCCGGCATGGCGCTGGTCGACGATGACACCATCGAGGTCGAGATCCTCAGCTCGCGCCTGGCGTTGGCGATGATGGACCGTGCATCGTGGGAGTTCACCGACCTGCGCTCACGCATGTCGGCGCTCGAGAAGCGCGACGAGCTCGACGCCAACGACGTGTTGCGCCCGCATGTGCTGGCCCGCATCTTCACTGGTGCCTGGCGCAGCGCCTCGCTCAGCCAGGATGCCTGGCGCACGCTGCAGGCGGTGCTGCACGAAGAATTCGCGCACTTCGCCGAAGAGGCGTACCACGAGACCAACCGCTGGTTGATCCAGCAGCGCGTCTTGCCCGAGATCGACCTGCGGCCGTTCATCCGGCGCACGCGCAACTCGTATGGTGCACCTGTCACCAGCGGTGGCGCCCCCAGCGCGCCGGCGCCGGTGTCTGGGACCAGCGCACACGGCCGACTCGGGACGGTAGGCGAAGAAACCCGCCTGATGACGCGTGCCGGCGGTTTCGCGCGAGGCTCCGACCACGCTGAAGCCGTACTTGGCCGGCTCAACCGGCTGATCGGTCGCCAGGTGCCTGATTTCGCCGGCACCGCCCAGATGCCGCATCAGCCCTCGGCGGGTCTGAAGGCGGCGATCAACGAGGCGCAGCAGGGCATCCAGCGCAGGCTGGTGACGACGAGCGGTGCTGTGCAGGCCGATGGCGCCCGTGCCGCCGAAGGCCCTGTCAGCACGCCTGCGCTGCTGGAAGAGCTTCACCAGCGCAAGCAGGCGCTGAAGCAGGCGGCGTCGACCCAGGTGGAGCGCGCCACCATCGAGATCGTCGCGCTGCTGTTCCAGAGCATCCTGATGGAGGAGCGCATTCCGGCCGTGGTGCGCGTCTGGTTCGCTCGGCTGCAGATGCCGGTGCTGCGGGTGGCGGTGAGCGAGCCCGACTTCTTCGCCACCGTCGACCACCCGGCACGCCGACTGATCGACCGCATGGGCGCATGCGTGATGGGGTTCGACTCCACGAGCCGCGCCGTGGCCGACACGCTCGAGAAGGAAATCAAGCGTGTGGTGCAGGTGGTCGAGGCCTATCCCGACACCGGCCGGCGGGTGTTCCAGACCGTGCTCACCGAGTTCGAGAAGTTCCTCGAGCACTATTTCAAGAACGAGAACGAGATGACCCGCAAGGGAGTCTCGCTGGCGCAGCAGGTGGAGCAGCGCGAGACGCTCGCGATCCAGTACACCATCGAGTTGCGCAAGATGCTCAACGAGGTGCCGGTTCAGGAAGGGGTGCGTGAATTCCTCTTCCATGTGTGGGCCGACGTGATGGCGATGACCGCGGTCAAGCACGGGCCGCAGGGCAACGAAACCAAAGCCATGAAGCGCGTAGCGGCCGACCTGATCTGGTCGGCCAGTGCGAAGGTGTCGCGTGAAGAGCGGGCCGAGGTCATTCGCCGCCTGCCGCCCCTGCTGAAGACGCTGCGCGAAGGCATGGACCACGCCAACATCGCAGCCGACAAGCAGGACGAGCACATCCAGAAGCTCAACAACTCGTTGGCCGCCGCCTTCACGGCGAAGACCGCGACCATCGCTCCCGAGCGGCTGGAGGAGCTGATGGCGCGGCTCGAGACATTGGAAGAGCTGCTGCCCGAATCTGACGACATCGAGATCGACGAGTCGATGGTGCTCGACCTGTCTGGCCACGAAAGCGCCGAGCTGGAAGTGGTCGGCGAGGGCGGCTCGATGGCGACGCCGGCCATGCTCGCCTGGGCCAAGGAGCTGCAGGTGGGGGGTTGGTACATGCTCGACTACCGCAACCGCAACGAGGCTGTGCAGCTGGTGTGGCAAGGGTTGCGCCGCCAGCTGACGCTCTTCGTGTCGCCGCATGGGCGCGGCATTTTGTTCCAGCAGAACCGCCTGGCGGCGTTCCTGCAGGCGGGCCTGCTGGTGCCGGCGCAAGACGAATCGCTGACGGTGCGCGCCACGCGCAGCGCTCTGGCCAAGCTCGACGTCGATCCGAGCCGGCTGCTCAACTAG
- the secF gene encoding protein translocase subunit SecF: protein MEFFRIHRDIPFMRHALVFNIISAATFLLAVFFLITRGLHLSIEFTGGTLIEAHYAQAADIAKVRATVEGLKAGEVQVQNFGNTRNVLIRLPVRGDGKAGDVVEKVFGELCKAESGTVSHQAVKTDKGEVIDKPVCQANGAEPVVLARSEFVGPQVGRELAEDGAKALAFVVIGIMIYLAFRFEWKFSVAAIVANLHDVVIILGFFAFFQWEFSLSVLAAVLAVLGYSVNESVVIFDRIREAFRKYRKMNTHEVIDHAITSTMSRTIITHGSTQMMVLSMLIFGGPTLHYFAIALTIGICFGIYSSVFVAAAIAMWLGVKREDLMKSGPSKDVDPNDPNAGAVV from the coding sequence ATGGAGTTCTTCCGCATCCACCGCGACATCCCGTTCATGCGGCATGCGCTGGTGTTCAACATCATCTCGGCCGCGACTTTCCTGCTGGCCGTGTTCTTCCTGATCACCCGCGGCCTGCACCTCTCGATCGAGTTCACCGGCGGCACGCTGATCGAGGCGCACTACGCGCAGGCGGCCGACATCGCCAAGGTGCGCGCCACGGTCGAGGGGCTGAAGGCCGGCGAAGTGCAGGTGCAAAACTTCGGCAACACGCGCAATGTGCTGATCCGCCTGCCGGTGCGTGGCGACGGCAAGGCCGGCGACGTGGTCGAGAAGGTCTTTGGCGAGCTGTGCAAGGCCGAGTCGGGCACGGTGTCGCACCAGGCGGTGAAGACCGACAAGGGCGAAGTTATCGACAAGCCGGTCTGCCAGGCCAATGGCGCCGAGCCGGTGGTGCTCGCGCGCAGCGAGTTTGTCGGGCCGCAGGTGGGGCGTGAGCTGGCCGAAGACGGGGCGAAGGCGCTGGCCTTCGTGGTCATCGGCATCATGATTTACCTGGCGTTTCGCTTCGAGTGGAAATTCTCGGTGGCCGCCATCGTCGCCAACCTGCACGACGTGGTGATCATCCTGGGCTTCTTTGCGTTCTTCCAGTGGGAGTTTTCGCTCTCGGTGCTGGCGGCGGTGCTGGCGGTGCTCGGCTACTCGGTGAACGAGTCGGTGGTGATCTTCGACCGGATCCGTGAAGCGTTCCGCAAATACCGCAAGATGAACACCCACGAGGTGATCGACCACGCGATCACCAGCACGATGAGCCGCACCATCATCACCCACGGCAGCACGCAGATGATGGTGCTGTCGATGCTGATCTTCGGCGGCCCGACGCTGCACTACTTCGCGATCGCGCTGACGATCGGCATCTGTTTCGGCATCTATTCGTCGGTGTTCGTCGCCGCCGCGATTGCCATGTGGCTGGGGGTGAAGCGCGAGGATCTGATGAAGTCCGGCCCCTCGAAGGACGTCGATCCGAACGACCCGAACGCCGGGGCGGTGGTGTAG
- a CDS encoding LysM peptidoglycan-binding domain-containing protein, with the protein MTRSTRPALALFRASAITVALGIGLGTAWAAEPNFPITSKQRSTAQQVAQAGVPLSELADNAPDVYTVKSGDTLWDISRMYLKSPWRWPELWGMNLEQIRNPHLIYPGQILSLVKANGRATLQVGQVGPDGTVRLSPRVRSSDLNKDGIPPIPLHLIEPFLNEAVIFESNQLASAPRVVSTQEGRVLLSRGDLAYVRGDIGNTRNFRVFREPKPLKDPTTGEVLGYEAFYLGTTEFTRKGTSTTGEIVPDTFTVTSIRQEIRVGDKLAPVPPREIVNYIPRAPQKAIAGQIVSVYGDSVNAGQNQIVALNKGSQDGLENGHVLALWRDGVRIRDTTDDDRTRIKLPDERHGYLFVFRVFNRMSYALIVSVREPVTTGDRFTQP; encoded by the coding sequence ATGACCCGAAGCACCCGTCCTGCCCTGGCCTTGTTCCGGGCTTCTGCGATCACCGTGGCGCTCGGCATCGGCCTGGGCACGGCATGGGCCGCAGAACCCAACTTCCCGATCACCAGCAAGCAGCGCAGCACGGCCCAGCAGGTCGCCCAGGCCGGCGTGCCGCTGTCCGAGCTGGCCGACAACGCGCCCGACGTCTACACCGTCAAGTCGGGCGATACGCTGTGGGACATCTCCCGCATGTACCTCAAGAGCCCCTGGCGCTGGCCGGAGCTGTGGGGCATGAACCTGGAGCAGATCCGCAACCCGCACCTGATCTACCCCGGGCAGATCCTGTCGCTCGTGAAGGCCAATGGCCGGGCCACGCTGCAAGTCGGTCAGGTCGGGCCTGATGGCACCGTGCGGCTGTCGCCCCGGGTTCGCAGCAGCGATCTCAACAAGGACGGCATCCCGCCCATTCCCCTGCACCTGATCGAGCCCTTCCTCAACGAAGCGGTCATCTTCGAGAGCAACCAGTTGGCGAGCGCGCCGCGTGTCGTGAGCACCCAGGAGGGTCGTGTCTTGCTGTCGCGTGGCGACCTGGCCTACGTGCGAGGCGACATCGGCAACACCCGCAACTTCCGTGTCTTCCGTGAGCCGAAGCCGCTGAAAGATCCCACCACCGGTGAGGTCCTGGGATACGAAGCCTTCTACCTCGGCACCACCGAGTTCACGCGCAAAGGCACGAGCACCACGGGTGAGATCGTGCCCGATACCTTCACCGTGACGAGCATCCGTCAGGAGATCCGCGTTGGCGACAAGTTGGCCCCGGTGCCGCCGAGAGAGATCGTCAACTACATTCCCCGGGCACCGCAGAAGGCAATCGCGGGCCAGATCGTCTCGGTCTACGGCGACAGCGTGAACGCCGGCCAGAACCAGATCGTTGCCTTGAACAAGGGAAGCCAAGACGGGCTGGAAAACGGCCACGTTCTCGCCTTGTGGCGCGACGGCGTGCGCATCCGGGACACCACCGACGACGACCGCACACGCATCAAGCTGCCCGACGAACGCCACGGCTATTTGTTTGTCTTCCGTGTGTTCAACCGCATGTCTTATGCGCTGATCGTGTCGGTCAGGGAGCCGGTCACTACTGGCGACCGCTTCACCCAGCCCTGA
- the dprA gene encoding DNA-processing protein DprA — translation MDREEVAAWLRLLETPAVGRESARRLLAAFGSPEAVLSASSAARREVVPAEPAKALEQEPENFPALLEATWRWLSDDSTGPRHVLALGDPAYPALLLQTADPPLLLYVQGDLALLRAPGIGVVGSRHPTPQGRDNALAFSTHLSQAGWTIVSGLALGIDGAAHEGGLAGSGRTIAVVGTGLDRVYPRRHLELARRIAQHGAIVSEYAIGTPPLPPNFPLRNRIIAGLTRGTLVVEAALQSGSLITARLASEAGREVFAIPGSIHSPQSRGCHALLKQGAKLVESADDVLEEFPAKAAPKTAASPVTSDSAPATDPLLEALGFDPVSLDALIARTGWPAPELNAKLLELELIGDVARLPGQLFQRVSAG, via the coding sequence ATGGACCGAGAGGAAGTCGCCGCTTGGTTGCGGCTGTTGGAAACGCCGGCGGTCGGACGCGAATCCGCGCGCCGGCTGTTGGCCGCATTCGGGTCCCCCGAAGCAGTGCTGAGTGCGTCCTCCGCCGCCAGGCGCGAAGTCGTGCCGGCCGAGCCCGCCAAGGCGCTGGAGCAGGAGCCCGAGAACTTCCCAGCGTTGCTGGAAGCCACCTGGCGCTGGCTCTCGGATGACAGCACCGGGCCGCGTCACGTCCTGGCCCTCGGCGATCCCGCCTACCCGGCGTTGTTGCTTCAGACGGCCGATCCACCGTTGCTGCTGTACGTGCAAGGCGATCTCGCCCTGCTGCGCGCGCCCGGTATCGGGGTCGTGGGCAGCCGGCATCCCACACCGCAAGGCAGGGACAACGCACTCGCTTTTTCCACGCACCTCAGCCAGGCGGGCTGGACCATCGTCTCGGGCCTTGCGCTCGGCATCGACGGCGCCGCCCACGAAGGTGGCCTGGCCGGCTCCGGCCGGACGATCGCCGTGGTCGGCACCGGGCTCGATCGGGTCTACCCCCGCCGGCACCTGGAACTCGCTCGCCGCATCGCGCAGCACGGTGCGATCGTCAGCGAGTACGCCATCGGCACGCCGCCGCTGCCCCCGAACTTCCCACTGCGCAACCGCATCATTGCGGGGCTGACACGCGGCACCCTTGTCGTGGAGGCGGCACTGCAGTCGGGCTCCTTGATCACCGCGCGCTTGGCAAGCGAGGCTGGCCGCGAAGTTTTCGCCATTCCAGGCTCGATCCATTCGCCTCAATCGCGCGGGTGCCATGCCTTGCTTAAGCAGGGGGCCAAGCTGGTCGAGAGCGCGGACGATGTGCTCGAAGAGTTCCCGGCGAAGGCCGCCCCGAAAACCGCAGCATCACCTGTCACCAGCGACAGTGCGCCCGCGACCGACCCGCTGCTCGAAGCGTTGGGCTTCGATCCCGTCAGCCTCGACGCCCTCATCGCCAGAACGGGCTGGCCTGCGCCGGAACTCAACGCCAAGCTGCTGGAACTCGAGTTGATCGGCGATGTGGCCCGTCTGCCAGGGCAGCTTTTCCAACGAGTAAGCGCAGGCTGA